A genomic stretch from Corynebacterium sp. 21KM1197 includes:
- a CDS encoding M20/M25/M40 family metallo-hydrolase: protein MSLYDDTLALLQELIRNACVNDLTPDSGQEVRNVETLERFFAGFGVTARRFEPRPGRASIAFSVEGSEPEAEPLTLLGHIDVVPVDEAQWSAEPFGAEIRDGKLYGRGAMDMLFITATMAAVTREVARTGRPRGTLTFVALADEEARGGLGAGWIAEHMPEAFSWRNCLSETGGSHLPVRDGSDAVVINVGEKGAAQRRLHVTGDAGHGSTPHGKDSAIVRIGEVARRIAAAQPPITDNALWQGFVRAFRFDPATEQALLAGAGDYEVFGDLAAYAQAFSHVTLAQTVLRAGGAINVLPSHAWLDMDIRPLPGTTQEEIDSLLRAALGDLAEQVRIEHLITEPATQSPAEGPLWEALVDTVREDFPEAAVVPVLATGGSDLRFARRLGGVGYGFALHARERTLAEANKQLHSHDEHIHLEDLRLTVHAYRRLVRRFLGA, encoded by the coding sequence ATGTCCCTCTACGATGACACCCTCGCCCTGCTCCAGGAGTTGATCCGCAACGCCTGCGTCAATGACCTCACCCCGGATTCCGGCCAGGAGGTGCGCAACGTGGAAACACTGGAGCGCTTCTTTGCCGGTTTCGGCGTAACCGCCCGGCGCTTCGAACCTCGGCCTGGGAGGGCGTCGATAGCCTTTAGCGTGGAGGGCAGCGAGCCGGAGGCGGAACCGCTGACCCTGCTCGGCCACATCGACGTGGTGCCGGTGGACGAGGCCCAGTGGAGCGCCGAGCCCTTCGGCGCGGAGATCCGGGACGGCAAGTTATACGGGCGCGGCGCGATGGACATGCTGTTTATCACCGCCACGATGGCGGCGGTAACCCGCGAGGTGGCGCGCACCGGCCGCCCACGGGGCACCCTCACCTTTGTGGCCCTGGCCGATGAGGAGGCGCGCGGTGGCCTGGGCGCGGGCTGGATCGCGGAGCACATGCCGGAGGCCTTTAGTTGGCGCAATTGCCTCTCGGAGACGGGCGGCTCGCACCTACCGGTGCGCGACGGCTCGGACGCCGTGGTGATTAACGTCGGGGAGAAGGGCGCGGCGCAGCGGCGGCTGCACGTCACGGGCGACGCCGGCCACGGTTCCACTCCGCACGGCAAGGATTCCGCGATCGTGCGGATCGGGGAGGTGGCGCGCCGCATCGCCGCCGCGCAGCCGCCGATCACGGATAATGCCCTGTGGCAGGGCTTCGTGCGGGCGTTCCGCTTCGACCCCGCCACCGAGCAGGCCCTGCTGGCGGGTGCCGGCGATTACGAGGTTTTTGGCGATCTAGCCGCCTATGCCCAGGCATTTTCCCACGTCACGCTGGCCCAGACGGTACTGCGCGCGGGCGGGGCGATCAACGTCCTGCCCTCGCACGCCTGGCTGGACATGGACATTCGCCCCCTCCCCGGCACCACGCAGGAGGAGATCGACTCCCTGCTGCGCGCCGCCCTGGGCGACCTCGCCGAGCAGGTGCGCATCGAGCACCTCATCACCGAGCCCGCCACCCAGTCCCCCGCCGAGGGGCCGCTGTGGGAGGCCCTGGTGGATACCGTGCGCGAGGACTTCCCCGAGGCCGCCGTGGTGCCGGTGCTCGCCACCGGGGGCTCTGACCTGCGCTTTGCCCGACGCCTCGGCGGCGTGGGCTACGGCTTTGCCCTCCATGCCCGCGAGCGCACCCTAGCGGAGGCCAATAAGCAACTGCACTCCCACGACGAGCACATTCACCTGGAGGACCTGCGCCTCACCGTCCACGCTTATCGACGCCTCGTGCGCCGCTTCCTCGGCGCGTAG